One window from the genome of Pseudonocardia hierapolitana encodes:
- the scpB gene encoding SMC-Scp complex subunit ScpB, translating to MTDTPSDPVPPAGSPSHVSTAQPPAGRTGEPPEYARYEGRLAGTPSGNLDPPIHAKDSRQGALAAAVLGLVPEAQEELDPGLAVDEPGTDELADDAALDAALEGLLLVVDAPTDEETLAQALDQPVARVREAVLRLSAVYTAQQRGIDLRHAGGGWRFYTRDVHARYVERLLLDGQRARLTRAAMETLAVVAYRQPVTRARVSAVRGVNCDGVLRTLLTRGLVQEAGVDPATQGTLFRTTELFLERLGLSSLDELPPLAPLLPDVDAIDEL from the coding sequence ATGACTGACACCCCGTCCGACCCAGTGCCCCCTGCCGGGAGTCCCTCACATGTCTCGACGGCCCAGCCTCCCGCTGGGCGCACCGGCGAGCCGCCCGAGTATGCCCGATACGAGGGACGACTCGCCGGCACGCCCAGCGGAAACCTGGATCCGCCGATACACGCAAAGGACTCCCGGCAGGGGGCACTAGCCGCCGCCGTACTCGGTCTCGTCCCGGAGGCGCAGGAGGAGCTCGACCCCGGCCTCGCCGTCGACGAGCCCGGCACGGACGAGCTCGCCGACGACGCCGCCCTCGACGCCGCGCTCGAGGGCCTGCTGCTGGTGGTCGACGCGCCCACCGACGAGGAGACGCTCGCGCAGGCCCTCGACCAGCCGGTGGCGCGTGTGCGGGAAGCCGTCCTGCGGTTGTCCGCTGTGTACACGGCCCAGCAGCGGGGGATCGACCTGCGCCACGCGGGCGGCGGGTGGCGCTTCTACACCCGCGACGTCCACGCCCGGTACGTCGAACGCCTCCTGCTCGACGGCCAGCGCGCCCGGCTCACCCGCGCCGCCATGGAGACCCTGGCGGTGGTGGCCTACCGGCAGCCGGTCACCAGGGCCCGCGTGTCGGCCGTCCGCGGCGTCAACTGCGACGGTGTGCTGCGCACCCTGCTCACCCGCGGACTGGTGCAGGAGGCGGGGGTCGACCCCGCCACCCAGGGCACCTTGTTCCGCACCACCGAACTGTTCCTGGAGCGGCTGGGGCTGTCCTCCCTCGACGAGCTGCCCCCGCTGGCTCCCCTGCTCCCCGACGTCGACGCGATCGACGAACTGTGA
- the cmk gene encoding (d)CMP kinase: MRVTGRLHGVVAMDGPSGTGKSTVSRRLAAACGAAYLDTGAMYRALTLAVLRSGLEGTESDTEKVAVAAVADLESVTDPSAPAIRLSGEDVESEIRGAAVTSAVSAVSAIPAVRAALVERQRVLIDEAITGCGGIVVEGRDIGSVVVPDAPLKVYLTASEDVRAARREAQDRKAGRAADHAAVLADVRRRDELDSTRKTSPLHAAPDALVLDTDGLSVDDVLTELLRLVTDRGMVT, translated from the coding sequence ATGCGGGTGACCGGGCGGCTGCACGGGGTCGTGGCGATGGACGGACCGTCCGGGACGGGGAAGTCCACCGTCTCGCGACGGCTGGCCGCCGCGTGCGGCGCCGCCTACCTCGACACCGGGGCCATGTACCGCGCGCTCACGCTCGCCGTGCTGCGGTCCGGGCTCGAGGGCACCGAATCGGACACCGAGAAGGTCGCGGTGGCCGCCGTGGCCGACCTGGAGTCGGTGACCGACCCGTCGGCCCCGGCGATCCGCCTCTCCGGGGAGGACGTCGAGTCCGAGATCCGCGGCGCCGCCGTCACATCGGCGGTCAGCGCGGTGTCCGCGATCCCCGCTGTCCGCGCCGCTCTCGTCGAGCGCCAGCGCGTTCTGATCGACGAGGCGATCACGGGCTGCGGCGGCATCGTCGTCGAGGGCCGGGACATCGGGAGCGTCGTGGTCCCCGACGCGCCGCTCAAGGTCTACCTCACCGCGTCCGAGGACGTCAGGGCTGCGCGCCGGGAGGCGCAGGACCGCAAGGCGGGCCGGGCCGCCGACCACGCCGCGGTGCTCGCGGACGTCCGGCGGCGCGACGAGCTCGACTCCACCCGGAAGACATCGCCGCTGCACGCCGCGCCGGACGCTCTGGTGCTCGACACCGACGGGCTGTCCGTCGACGACGTCCTGACCGAGCTCCTGCGGCTGGTGACGGACCGCGGGATGGTCACGTGA
- the aroH gene encoding chorismate mutase, with protein sequence MPVRAIRGAIQVDGDTREEILKGSAELVSAVLERNDLTADDIISIVFTATPDLTAEFPAYAARLLGLTDVPLLCASEIAVPGALPRTLRLLAHVDTPRARSELRHVYLRGAAALRTDLPR encoded by the coding sequence GTGCCCGTCCGCGCGATCCGCGGTGCCATCCAGGTGGACGGCGACACCCGCGAGGAGATCCTGAAGGGCTCGGCCGAGCTCGTCAGCGCCGTGTTGGAGCGCAACGACCTCACGGCCGACGACATCATCTCGATCGTCTTCACCGCCACCCCGGACCTCACCGCCGAGTTCCCCGCCTACGCCGCGCGGCTGCTCGGCCTCACCGACGTGCCGCTGCTGTGCGCCTCGGAGATCGCGGTGCCGGGCGCGCTGCCCCGCACGCTGCGGCTGCTCGCCCACGTCGACACCCCGCGGGCCCGGTCCGAGCTGCGCCACGTCTACCTGCGCGGCGCCGCCGCACTGCGCACCGACCTGCCCCGGTGA
- a CDS encoding lysophospholipid acyltransferase family protein, with product MSSPDLPPDAWPWLHDRGRWLASWLFRPVYRVRVHHRERIPARGPVVVVANHSAFVDGPLLFGLLGRRAVFWVKQEMFTGVAGWGLRRIGQLPVRRGEADRRPLTAAIGVLRGGGLVGVFPEGTRGSGDVATAEHGAAWLARTSGATVLPVVSRGTRRPAGSGRRWRPRVDVVVGRPLSVPAGGGRAGLTAATETMRAELAGMVRELDELRSKA from the coding sequence GTGAGTTCTCCGGACCTGCCTCCCGACGCGTGGCCGTGGCTGCACGACCGCGGCCGCTGGCTCGCGTCCTGGCTCTTCCGGCCCGTCTACCGGGTGCGCGTCCACCACCGGGAGCGGATCCCCGCCCGCGGCCCGGTGGTCGTCGTCGCCAATCACAGCGCGTTCGTCGACGGACCGCTGCTTTTCGGACTACTCGGGCGCCGCGCGGTGTTCTGGGTGAAGCAGGAGATGTTCACCGGTGTCGCCGGCTGGGGTCTGCGGCGGATCGGGCAGCTGCCGGTGCGTCGCGGCGAGGCCGACCGGCGGCCCCTCACGGCGGCGATCGGCGTGCTGCGCGGCGGCGGCCTCGTCGGCGTGTTCCCGGAGGGCACGCGCGGCAGCGGCGACGTCGCGACAGCGGAGCACGGAGCGGCATGGCTGGCGCGCACCAGCGGAGCCACCGTGCTGCCGGTCGTGTCGCGGGGGACCCGGCGCCCCGCCGGCTCCGGCCGGCGGTGGCGGCCGCGCGTCGACGTGGTGGTGGGGCGGCCGCTGAGCGTCCCTGCCGGTGGCGGGCGCGCGGGACTCACCGCCGCCACCGAGACGATGCGGGCCGAGCTGGCCGGCATGGTCCGCGAACTGGACGAGCTACGGAGCAAGGCGTGA
- a CDS encoding segregation and condensation protein A: MTVVDDDVPVVAPARPRFQVRLHNFEGPFDLLLQLIGKHELDITEMALHTVTDDFIAHLAALGDDADLDETTEFLVIAATLLDLKAARLLPDAEVEDAEDLALLEARDLLFARLLQYRAYKQVAGLFVELEAGAQRRFPRSVALEERFAALLPEVLLGVDPEQFADLAASVFRPKPPPTVGIDHLHAAAVSVAEHAAILRERLAELGSATFAELTADCANPLEVVARFLAVLDLFRSAVIDLQQPEPFGELTVRWTPFPHEQPEQASATDD; this comes from the coding sequence GTGACCGTCGTCGACGACGACGTGCCGGTGGTCGCACCGGCGCGCCCGCGCTTCCAGGTGCGGCTGCACAACTTCGAGGGTCCGTTCGACCTGTTGCTGCAGCTCATCGGCAAGCACGAGCTCGACATCACCGAGATGGCGCTGCACACCGTCACCGACGACTTCATCGCCCATCTCGCCGCACTGGGCGACGACGCCGACCTGGACGAGACCACCGAGTTCCTGGTGATCGCGGCAACGCTGCTCGACCTGAAGGCGGCCCGGCTGCTGCCCGACGCCGAGGTGGAGGACGCCGAGGACCTCGCGCTGCTGGAGGCCCGTGACCTGCTCTTCGCCCGCCTGCTGCAGTACCGCGCCTACAAGCAGGTGGCCGGGCTCTTCGTCGAGCTGGAGGCCGGGGCGCAGCGGCGGTTCCCGCGGTCGGTCGCGCTGGAGGAGCGGTTCGCGGCGCTGCTGCCGGAGGTGCTGCTCGGGGTCGACCCCGAGCAGTTCGCCGACCTCGCCGCCTCGGTGTTCCGGCCCAAACCACCGCCCACGGTCGGGATCGACCACCTCCACGCCGCAGCGGTGTCCGTGGCCGAGCACGCCGCGATCCTGCGCGAGCGGCTCGCCGAGCTCGGTTCGGCGACCTTCGCCGAGCTGACCGCCGACTGCGCGAACCCCCTCGAGGTCGTCGCCCGCTTCCTCGCGGTGCTCGACCTGTTCCGCAGCGCCGTCATCGACCTGCAGCAGCCAGAGCCGTTCGGGGAACTCACAGTACGCTGGACACCATTCCCCCACGAACAGCCCGAGCAGGCCTCCGCAACAGATGACTGA
- a CDS encoding pseudouridine synthase, whose amino-acid sequence MTTGERPAGVRLQKVLAQAGVASRRAAEELIAAGRVSVDGKVVREMGRRIDPETAVVHVDGSRIVLQDDLVHLALNKPRGILSTMHDDRGRPCVGDLVVERGIVEENFTGSPRARLFHVGRLDADTEGLLLLTNDGELGHRLMHPSYEIEKTYLAEVIGQVPRDLGRRLRDGVELDDGPVRVHSFKLVDSTPGRSLVELVIHEGRKHVVRRLLDEVGHPVQRLVRTAIGEVRLGDQRPGRFRPLTRPEVGSLYRSVGM is encoded by the coding sequence ATGACCACTGGCGAGCGGCCGGCCGGCGTCCGCCTGCAGAAGGTGCTGGCCCAGGCCGGCGTCGCATCCCGGCGTGCCGCCGAGGAGCTGATCGCGGCCGGCCGCGTGAGCGTCGACGGCAAGGTCGTGCGCGAGATGGGCCGCCGCATCGACCCCGAGACGGCCGTCGTGCACGTCGACGGCTCCCGCATCGTCCTCCAGGACGATCTCGTGCACCTGGCCCTGAACAAGCCGCGCGGCATCCTCTCCACGATGCACGACGACCGGGGTCGCCCTTGTGTCGGCGACCTCGTCGTGGAGCGCGGCATCGTCGAGGAGAACTTCACCGGGTCGCCGCGGGCGCGGCTGTTCCACGTCGGACGCCTCGACGCCGACACCGAGGGCCTGCTGCTGCTCACCAACGACGGCGAGCTGGGCCACCGGCTGATGCACCCGTCGTACGAGATCGAGAAGACCTACCTCGCCGAGGTCATCGGGCAGGTGCCGCGCGACCTGGGCAGGCGGTTGCGCGATGGCGTGGAGCTGGACGACGGCCCGGTGCGGGTCCACTCGTTCAAGCTGGTCGACTCCACGCCCGGGCGCTCGCTGGTGGAACTCGTCATCCACGAGGGGCGCAAGCACGTGGTCCGGCGGCTGCTCGACGAGGTCGGGCACCCGGTGCAGCGGCTGGTGCGCACCGCGATCGGCGAGGTGCGCCTGGGCGACCAGCGGCCCGGCCGGTTCCGGCCGCTCACCCGGCCCGAGGTCGGCTCGCTCTACCGCTCTGTGGGGATGTAA